A window from Malania oleifera isolate guangnan ecotype guangnan chromosome 7, ASM2987363v1, whole genome shotgun sequence encodes these proteins:
- the LOC131160505 gene encoding pentatricopeptide repeat-containing protein At5g61990, mitochondrial — translation MNLLWSRMFHFTNRSQNVITKGGRRPVHLAIANLSTLQISNDNESKVREISNILKHNNWEFLIKSTDIPKKLNPEVVRSVLLQNEVCDPVRLLGFFNWSCTQMGVPQNLHSFSILAIRLCNSNLSGHANGVLERMIEKCWPKLAILDSVASCFRGYEGSNPVVFEMLIDGYKKMGLLNEAAEVVLASKNGEFLPSLLCCNSLLKDLLKINNMELFWKVYDGMLRSKIVPDVYTYSSLINAHCKVGNLEKGKRLLFEMEEKGCSPNLVTYNVLIGGFCRAGALNEAFEVKKLMKGKGLVPDSYTYNLLIDGLCKQKRSREAKLMLEEMLSVGLNPDHISYTALANGFMKEGNVEEAFRVKNEMEALKIKLNLVTYNALVYGLCRVGKMSKAMDFLNEMIVKGTKPDSQTYNLLIEGYCREHNMVKAYELLVEMKNRNLAATVFTYGVIINGLCRIGDLQQANEVLNNMIAGGLKPNAVVYTTLIKGHVQEGKFAEAGRILMGMKEKGVFPDTFCFNSLIIGLCKVKKMEEARTFFVEMLGMGLKPNAYTYGAFIHGYGKAGDMQNADRYFRQMLHCGIVPNNVIYTALIDGHCKDGNTAEAFEVFRCMLGQKVLPDLQTYSVMINGLSRNGKMQEAMSILSELQNKSLVPDVFTYSSLISGFCKQGNVKEAFQFLEEMRQKGINPNIVTYNALINGLCKSGDIERARELFDEIPANGFAHNVVTYATIIDGYCKYGNLSEAFHLFDEMPSRGVLPDSFVYSALVDGCCKEGNMEKALSLFQEMVQKGFASIGSFNALIDGFCKSSRLIEANKLLEAMVNKEVMPNHITYTILIDHHCKAGKMEEAEQLFSEMQNSNLMPNIFTYTSILHGYKKMGKKLEMFALFEQMVARGIEPDEVTYDLMIDAHCIEGNLIEAFKLSDEMLAKGVKLGKIANALIDFLCEKEEFAKVLKSIDEMAEQGFSLSLAMCSTLIRSLYEAGNTDKAAGILRSVVRLGWVPDSASLSDLISEHQFDTNCDNAASLLKNEVPRVAYQAQG, via the coding sequence ATGAATTTGCTCTGGTCCCGGATGTTCCATTTCACAAATCGAAGTCAAAATGTTATTACAAAGGGAGGAAGAAGGCCTGTTCATCTCGCAATAGCCAATTTATCCACCCTTCAAATCTCCAATGACAACGAGAGCAAAGTACGAGAAATCTCAAACATTCTCAAACACAACAACTGGGAATTCCTCATCAAATCGACAGACATACCGAAGAAGCTAAACCCTGAAGTGGTTCGATCCGTTCTTCTCCAAAACGAGGTCTGTGATCCTGTACGCCTTCTGGGTTTCTTTAACTGGTCCTGTACCCAAATGGGTGTTCCTCAAAATTTGCATTCTTTTTCAATTCTTGCTATAAGGCTTTGTAATTCCAACCTGTCTGGTCATGCGAATGGAGTTCTAGAGCGAATGATTGAAAAATGTTGGCCGAAATTGGCAATTTTGGATTCCGTTGCTAGTTGTTTTAGGGGCTATGAAGGATCTAATCCTGTAGTTTTTGAAATGTTGATTGATGGGTATAAAAAGATGGGTCTTTTGAATGAGGCTGCTGAGGTAGTTTTAGCTTCTAAAAATGGTGAATTTTTGCCTTCTTTACTATGCTGCAATTCTCTGTTGAAGGATttgttaaaaattaataatatggAGTTGTTTTGGAAGGTTTATGATGGAATGTTGAGGTCTAAGATAGTTCCTGATGTTTACACTTACAGTAGTTTGATAAATGCTCATTGTAAGGTTGGGAATCTTGAGAAGGGCAAGAGGCTTCTTTTTGAAATGGAGGAGAAGGGTTGTAGTCCTAATTTGGTGACATATAATGTACTAATTGGAGGGTTTTGTAGAGCTGGGGCCCTTAATGAAGCCTTTGAAGTAAAGAAGTTAATGAAAGGTAAGGGACTCGTCCCGGATAGTTATACGTACAACCTGCTTATTGATGGGCTGTGCAAACAAAAGAGATCACGAGAGGCAAAATTGATGTTAGAAGAGATGTTGAGTGTGGGTTTAAATCCTGATCACATCTCTTACACTGCTTTGGCCAATGGGTTTATGAAAGAAGGTAATGTAGAAGAGGCTTTTAGAGTCAAGAATGAGATGGAAGCTCTTAAAATTAAGTTAAATCTTGTCACATATAATGCGCTCGTTTATGGCCTCTGCAGGGTTGGTAAGATGAGCAAGGCAATGGATTTCTTGAATGAGATGATTGTAAAGGGCACAAAACCTGATAGTCAGACCTATAATTTGTTGATAGAGGGGTATTGTCGAGAGCATAATATGGTTAAGGCTTATGAACTACTGGTTGAGATGAAGAATAGGAACCTAGCAGCCACAGTGTTTACTTATGGTGTAATAATTAATGGGCTATGCCGCATTGGAGATCTTCAACAGGCTAATGAAGTTTTAAATAACATGATTGCTGGTGGTTTGAAGCCAAATGCTGTTGTCTACACGACTCTCATTAAAGGTCATGTTCAAGAAGGTAAATTTGCTGAGGCAGGAAGGATTTTAATGGGGATGAAGGAGAAAGGGGTTTTTCCTGACACCTTTTGCTTTAATTCTCTTATAATCGGCCTATGCAAAGTGAAAAAGATGGAAGAAGCAAGGACCTTTTTTGTTGAAATGTTGGGCATGGGATTAAAGCCAAATGCATATACCTATGGGGCTTTCATCCATGGATATGGTAAGGCCGGGGATATGCAAAATGCAGATAGGTATTTCAGACAGATGCTACATTGTGGTATAGTGCCAAATAATGTTATTTACACAGCCTTGATTGATGGGCATTGCAAAGATGGGAATACAGCGGAAGCTTTTGAAGTATTTAGATGTATGCTTGGGCAAAAAGTGCTTCCAGATTTGCAGACGTATAGTGTGATGATCAATGGTCTCTCAAGGAATGGCAAAATGCAGGAAGCTATGAGCATTCTCTCAGAGCTCCAGAACAAGAGTCTGGTTCCTGATGTATTCACTTACAGCTCTCTCATTTCTGGGTTTTGCAAGCAAGGTAACGTAAAGGAGGCTTTTCAATTTCTTGAAGAGATGCGCCAGAAAGGCATTAATCCAAACATTGTTACTTATAATGCCCTTATCAATGGGTTATGCAAGTCAGGTGACATTGAAAGAGCCAGGGAACTTTTTGATGAAATCCCAGCAAATGGATTTGCCCACAATGTTGTTACATATGCTACAATTATAGATGGCTACTGCAAATATGGAAATTTGAGTGAAGCATTTCATTTGTTTGATGAGATGCCATCAAGGGGCGTTCTACCAGACAGTTTTGTCTACAGTGCCCTTGTTGATGGGTGCTGCAAAGAAGGAAATATGGAGAAGGCTCTATCTTTGTTTCAAGAAATGGTACAAAAGGGCTTTGCTTCTATAGGTTCCTTTAATGCTTTGATTGATGGCTTCTGCAAGTCCAGCAGACTGATTGAAGCGAACAAGTTGTTGGAAGCCATGGTCAATAAGGAAGTCATGCCTAATCATATTACCTACACTATTCTGATTGATCATCATTGTAAGGCAGGAAAGATGGAGGAAGCAGAACAGCTCTTTTCTGAGATGCAAAACAGCAATCTGATGCCAAACATTTTTACTTACACATCAATTCTACATGGGTACaagaaaatggggaaaaagctTGAAATGTTTGCTCTTTTTGAGCAGATGGTGGCAAGGGGGATTGAGCCAGATGAAGTAACATATGACTTGATGATTGATGCTCACTGCATAGAAGGGAATTTGATAGAAGCATTTAAGTTGTCAGATGAAATGTTGGCCAAAGGTGTGAAGTTGGGTAAAATTGCAAATGCACTGATAGACTTCCTGTGCGAAAAGGAAGAATTCGCTAAAGTACTGAAGTCAATTGATGAAATGGCAGAGCAAGGGTTTAGTCTTAGTCTCGCCATGTGCAGCACTCTGATCCGTAGTTTATACGAAGCAGGAAATACAGACAAAGCAGCTGGAATTCTGAGGAGTGTGGTGAGGTTGGGATGGGTTCCAGACTCTGCTAGTTTAAGCGACTTAATCAGTGAACACCAGTTCGATACAAATTGTGATAATGCTGCCAGTCTTTTAAAGAATGAAGTGCCAAGAGTAGCTTATCAGGCACAAGGTTAG